From a region of the Acidobacteriota bacterium genome:
- a CDS encoding carbon-nitrogen hydrolase family protein, producing MNESDLQKFETLRLRPLTIDDFDALVSLQLKSFPGMKPWRREQIASQLAIFPEGQNVIEIEGRIVASSSSLIVDSASHGDWHDWKLSTDDGFIRNHEAKGDTLYGIEIMVDPEFRGMKLSRRLYDARKQFVRAHNLTGIIIGGRIAGYGKHADQMSARDYVEKVIDKSLMDPVLTPQLSNGFVLKGLIPDYFPSDSESRGYATFLEWTNIEYVPANKQQLLRPSSLVRLSAVQYQMRRIANFEEFATQSEFFIDVASDYKADFLLFPELFTTQLLSTIKADRPGQSARMLADFTKQYITLFRDLAMSYHINIVGGTQFELEGEKLYNTAYLFRRDGSIDKQRKLHITPDERRWWGVQPGDGLRTFETDRGRITILVGYDVEFPELGRMAFDQGAQIVFVPINTDERQAYLRARYCAQARCIENAFYLVLSGCVGNLPEVEHADIHYAQSAILTPSDFFFSRDGIAAECEPNIETVIFAELDLVALDRQVRKGTARHWEDRRKDLYRLNYTTANGPKDV from the coding sequence ATGAACGAATCCGACCTCCAGAAATTCGAGACGCTGCGCCTTCGCCCTCTCACGATCGACGACTTCGACGCGCTCGTGTCGCTGCAACTGAAGAGCTTTCCCGGCATGAAGCCGTGGCGGCGCGAGCAGATTGCCAGCCAGCTCGCGATTTTTCCCGAAGGCCAGAACGTCATCGAGATCGAAGGCCGCATCGTCGCGTCCTCGAGCAGCCTGATCGTCGACTCGGCCAGCCACGGCGACTGGCACGACTGGAAGCTCAGCACGGACGATGGCTTCATCCGCAATCACGAGGCCAAGGGCGACACCCTCTACGGCATCGAGATCATGGTCGACCCCGAGTTCCGGGGCATGAAGCTGTCACGGCGCCTCTACGACGCGCGCAAGCAGTTTGTCCGCGCCCACAACCTGACCGGCATCATCATTGGCGGCCGCATCGCCGGCTACGGCAAGCACGCCGACCAGATGTCGGCGCGCGACTACGTCGAGAAGGTGATCGACAAGTCGCTGATGGATCCGGTGCTGACGCCGCAGCTGTCCAACGGCTTCGTGCTGAAGGGCCTGATCCCGGACTACTTCCCGAGTGATTCGGAATCGCGGGGCTACGCCACGTTTCTCGAGTGGACCAACATCGAGTACGTGCCGGCCAACAAGCAGCAACTGCTGCGGCCGTCGAGCCTGGTGCGCCTGTCGGCGGTGCAGTACCAGATGCGGCGCATCGCCAACTTCGAGGAGTTCGCTACCCAGAGCGAGTTCTTCATCGACGTGGCCTCGGACTACAAGGCCGACTTCCTGCTGTTTCCCGAGCTGTTCACGACGCAGTTGCTGTCGACGATCAAGGCCGATCGGCCTGGGCAGTCGGCGCGCATGCTGGCCGACTTCACCAAGCAATACATCACGCTGTTCCGCGACCTGGCGATGAGTTATCACATCAACATCGTCGGCGGCACGCAGTTCGAGCTCGAGGGCGAGAAGCTCTACAACACCGCCTACCTGTTCCGCCGCGACGGCTCGATCGACAAGCAACGCAAGCTGCACATCACGCCGGACGAGCGCCGCTGGTGGGGCGTGCAGCCGGGCGACGGGCTGCGGACGTTCGAGACCGACCGCGGCCGCATCACCATCCTGGTCGGCTACGACGTCGAGTTTCCGGAGCTGGGGCGGATGGCGTTCGACCAGGGCGCGCAGATCGTGTTCGTGCCGATCAACACCGACGAGCGCCAGGCCTACCTGCGGGCGCGCTATTGCGCGCAGGCGCGCTGCATCGAGAACGCCTTTTACCTGGTCCTGTCGGGCTGCGTCGGCAACCTGCCCGAGGTCGAGCACGCCGACATTCACTACGCGCAGTCGGCGATTCTCACGCCCTCGGATTTCTTCTTCAGCCGGGACGGGATTGCCGCCGAGTGCGAGCCGAACATCGAGACGGTGATTTTCGCGGAACTGGACCTGGTGGCGCTCGATCGGCAGGTGCGCAAGGGCACCGCCCGGCACTGGGAGGATCGCCGCAAGGACCTGTACCGGCTCAACTACACGACCGCGAACGGCCCGAAGGACGTCTAA
- a CDS encoding amidohydrolase family protein, producing MIIDCHTHLNNYHDETVESLSSDIEKLQAVMRRNRVDVALVLTSYKVVPGRPSARAVVEATRHLPNIHIVAGISWATFGAPDLLELRSLLEAGSIKALKLYPGYEPFYPADPKLIPAYLLAEEFDVPVMIHTGDTYAPTGKVKYAHPLHVDEVAVDFPRVKFLICHLGNPWFRDCMEVVYKNENVYTDISGLTLGQFTDRFEAYMRQQLKEMILWGVNPNRVLYGTDWPLASMESYLAFMEELKLPARDKDLMFFENAAALFKLDVKRQATGFGSFLSRL from the coding sequence ATGATTATCGACTGCCACACGCACCTCAACAACTACCACGACGAGACGGTCGAGTCGCTCTCTTCCGACATCGAGAAACTCCAGGCCGTGATGCGGCGCAACCGCGTTGACGTGGCGCTGGTCCTGACCTCCTATAAGGTCGTGCCGGGGCGGCCGTCGGCGCGCGCGGTGGTCGAGGCGACCCGCCACCTGCCGAACATTCACATCGTTGCCGGGATCTCGTGGGCGACCTTCGGGGCGCCCGACCTGCTGGAACTGCGGTCGTTGCTCGAAGCTGGGTCGATCAAGGCGCTCAAGCTCTACCCGGGCTACGAGCCGTTCTATCCCGCTGACCCGAAGCTCATTCCGGCGTACCTCCTGGCCGAGGAGTTCGACGTGCCGGTGATGATCCACACCGGCGACACCTACGCGCCGACCGGCAAGGTCAAGTACGCGCATCCGCTGCATGTCGACGAAGTGGCGGTGGACTTCCCGCGCGTGAAGTTCCTGATCTGCCACCTCGGCAACCCGTGGTTCCGCGACTGCATGGAAGTGGTCTACAAGAACGAGAACGTCTATACCGACATCTCGGGACTGACCCTCGGCCAGTTCACCGATCGCTTCGAGGCCTACATGCGGCAGCAGTTGAAGGAGATGATCCTGTGGGGGGTCAATCCCAACCGCGTGCTCTACGGCACCGACTGGCCGCTGGCCTCGATGGAGTCGTACCTCGCCTTCATGGAAGAACTGAAGCTGCCGGCCCGCGACAAGGACCTGATGTTCTTCGAGAACGCGGCCGCCTTGTTCAAGCTCGACGTCAAGCGCCAGGCGACCGGCTTCGGATCGTTCCTCAGCCGGCTGTAG
- a CDS encoding cyanophycinase produces MFRLPAALLLLVALFAASPHAQSPGAIVAVGGGGTTPAIVARTLELAGGKKAIVAVLPQASELPTAGDGSVKMWTEAGAKSVRVVSFDNRDAARTMLGEATLIWMPGGSQGRFMEKIDGTGLAELIVERHRAGAVVGGTSAGAAVLSAEMITGDADLKGLKSGTTVLKKGLGLLPGVLVDQHFLQRQRGNRLISGVLDHPTLVGVGIDEATAVIFQGTMMHVLGKSGVVVVDPRPATREPFATGQVVAATGIRLSVLREGMTYSLK; encoded by the coding sequence ATGTTCAGGTTGCCGGCTGCCCTCCTCCTCCTGGTCGCGCTGTTCGCGGCTTCCCCTCACGCGCAGTCACCGGGCGCCATTGTCGCGGTCGGCGGCGGCGGCACGACGCCGGCGATCGTCGCCCGGACGCTCGAGTTGGCCGGCGGCAAGAAGGCGATCGTCGCCGTGCTGCCACAGGCGTCGGAGCTGCCGACTGCCGGTGACGGTTCGGTGAAGATGTGGACCGAGGCCGGTGCGAAGAGCGTCCGCGTGGTGTCGTTCGACAACCGCGACGCGGCGCGCACGATGTTGGGCGAGGCCACGCTGATCTGGATGCCGGGCGGCAGCCAGGGCCGGTTCATGGAGAAGATCGACGGCACCGGGCTCGCGGAACTGATTGTCGAGCGTCATCGGGCGGGCGCGGTCGTGGGTGGCACCAGTGCCGGCGCGGCCGTGCTGTCGGCCGAGATGATCACCGGCGACGCCGACCTCAAGGGCCTCAAGTCAGGCACCACCGTCCTCAAGAAAGGCTTGGGGCTGCTACCGGGCGTCCTCGTGGATCAGCATTTCCTTCAGCGCCAACGTGGCAACCGGCTGATCAGCGGCGTGCTGGATCACCCCACGCTCGTCGGCGTCGGCATAGACGAGGCGACGGCGGTCATCTTTCAGGGGACGATGATGCATGTCCTGGGAAAGAGCGGCGTGGTGGTGGTTGACCCGAGACCGGCCACGCGCGAGCCCTTCGCGACTGGGCAAGTCGTCGCGGCCACCGGCATCCGCCTGTCCGTGCTGCGCGAGGGAATGACGTACTCGCTCAAGTAA
- a CDS encoding tandem-95 repeat protein: MPPVATRTLVGAALVVAALILSTGALPSAQAPGVIWLADDVADVTLGQPNCTRYPRVNGFDFAPDGTPMVGWTQVEGCGGSNDTYWSEKLADGWLKRQWGSQGFWGTASQNGSGHEFAVGNDGRPYLFMVGGNSSNLTYHTYRADLRAYADGTPGALVSTGEHVGNHQECIYVRYKVDGGPGQAWPYRVTARGHCTNSGPFRFEGQSLTADQLIRGFDLAMDADGRAHVAYINVNGHVMYMRPGTAPAQVATVNYYSDEVAIQPGPNGTVHIVARGLDFTGELDRGVLGYFRSSDDGATWAHVDNADASRVTYGLSLQLDPSGAPAVAYWRYGQGLYYTSRASGAWVESRVVRPGFSGVEWVKPPYLRFDAAGVPHIAYYDWTSNRIRISSPWPGGGAGGEPPVDLRVTGNASPNPTVAGTQVTYTLDVANAAAREASGVRVRVTLPAGATASSLNPAPISNAAGVLTFDAWRVRGGGVGQDRLASGATGTITINVSGLTTGISELPVVVSSTEEDAGLADNSIVVTARINAATCALPVSGRTAWWPGDGTSLNYGSGPAYHGTAVGGVSYGPGAVGQAFVFDGATGYLHVDNGYPEHYWPGTGSTSVAVWFATSVVSGTAAQVIASQNDTANAPCCGSPQGYAAWYLYVQGGVVRASMHDNGYNGADGTPWVVIEGTTPVADGAFHHAALVIDRPALQARLYVNGVLDASAALHDGWTMSNGDFEREPLVIGASQAGWSVAYANFFAGAIDDVALYKRVLTATEIANAATGPSLRQCGAPNQAPAIVGPGDQIHTEGEIVTLALEASDPESDPLSWSATGLPGGIGIDPGTGAISGTLPYGSAGSYPVTVTVRDPEAQSSASFTWAVQPGAPPPSIDHPGDQHSEEGETISLPLTWSVGEGKIVAFMATGLPPGLAIAPNTGVISGTLTMESSGSFQVTVTVSDGVRDTPITFWWFVDDMNREPVAVDDALEIDRNTPTFTIPASQLLANDSDPDGDDLFIIAVGGSTNGLAVLREDGHVDFTVDPVFHGTASFVYDASDRRGGSAPANVVITVTLVNEDPVAADDAAVTQGGPVTIDVLVNDRDPDGDPVTITGITQAPAKGTATIAGSSITYTPTSMTYNGADSFAYAISDGLGGTASATVVITTPAGEMADLQVTIVGVERDPESGIPLVVVLVKNDGPAAASSLGFSALASSTATIGIARVRAGPAGTWCDMSGGGGQASCTVPAMAPGDEAMFELPATPLAAESPRTFQLSAHAFAAVIDPDYGNNAVTAPVTIPLVVSDLAVSLEASHASYRVGESVTFTAVVTNHGPDASVSSALALTFDGSGTASTPMCSASGAASGQQSWFCSVPSLAEGDTWTVTFEQVASVAGTRVSSAQLEVASMAIWMTDPVPGNNFVEVVTEANLNRAPVAVDDPIETDEDTPLEIVPATLLANDTDADGDTLTIVAVSDSAVNGTVTFEAGVIVFTPAQDFHGAASFQYRIDDGHDATAWGTVHITVHSVNDEPAVPDQLVNAVSGVPLTVAIGATDVDGDKLAYAVDEGPAHGTAEIADDTVVYTADAGFDGIDTIVVRADDGAGGVATGRIRVQVTKTNDPPVFESLTVEVSGSGPVSVTLAAVDPDGDTLSYRLTVGPEFGAATLAGDQLTYTPEADFEGSEKIELEADDGRGGTTRAQVTFVVTLVNQPPFVASPVADVSLLEDALPFVVTLDGVFKDAEDVDGLTYTASSDNPDVVTVSVDSVAGTGTLTLTLVPDAFGVATVTVVVSDGEFTVQDQFLVTVAPVNDPPRLDQPANVRVVGGTQVVVPLAGLAAGPANELGQVVTVTAVSSGPSVTGPVTATFGEVRFTPPVRNNVGVATVMVEVADNGGTENGGQDRTTRTFTVTILPPPPTLTAPEAQVDVVHGTVSLPVTFTAYPEAELFFTAVGLPPGLSIAADTGVISGTLGSATGTYPVTVILYDGLATSSATFTWQVALAIVEIAVNEQIWVTDSVDVRPSAMITVDEVVTVTDTVDVMGPVVIEIDEVITVTETVDLQAMNTPTGNPLVLSQGGVTLRFREVTVAGQTTVEPEPAAPALPAGFVMAEPPLIYDIATTAQFTGGVEVCVAYDPLAFKTSDQRLFHHTGSAWTDITTSNRRDTSTVCGTTTHFSPFAVVEPVPLDGRIIGNGRIETADADHEFHLHASEGLRGARPNDRLRYEVTTTESVTSPGKSAGKGKAAPPVVKKVTRTDRFEATAIQSVRFYDDPAFGPGKPKGGPKAGVTVDSVVITGAGAWNGASGYTFEARAEDRGEPGKSRDTFAITIRSPQGAVVATVDGVITAGNIQSKKVGKR, from the coding sequence GTGCCGCCTGTTGCGACCCGCACCCTCGTTGGCGCGGCGCTGGTCGTCGCCGCTCTCATTCTCTCGACCGGGGCCCTTCCCTCGGCGCAGGCGCCGGGTGTGATCTGGCTGGCCGACGACGTCGCGGACGTCACGCTGGGGCAGCCGAACTGCACCCGCTATCCCAGGGTGAATGGATTCGACTTCGCTCCCGACGGCACGCCGATGGTGGGCTGGACCCAAGTCGAGGGATGCGGCGGTTCGAACGATACCTACTGGAGCGAGAAGCTGGCGGACGGTTGGCTGAAGCGCCAGTGGGGCAGCCAGGGTTTCTGGGGGACTGCCAGTCAGAACGGCAGCGGGCACGAGTTTGCGGTGGGGAACGATGGCCGGCCCTATCTATTCATGGTGGGCGGCAACAGCAGCAACCTGACATATCACACCTACCGCGCTGACCTGCGCGCGTATGCCGACGGTACCCCAGGCGCCCTGGTGTCAACGGGCGAGCATGTCGGCAACCACCAGGAATGCATCTACGTGCGGTACAAGGTGGACGGCGGTCCGGGGCAAGCCTGGCCGTACCGGGTCACGGCGCGCGGCCACTGCACCAACTCCGGGCCTTTTAGGTTCGAGGGGCAGTCGCTCACCGCTGATCAGCTCATCCGCGGGTTCGATCTGGCCATGGACGCCGACGGCCGCGCCCACGTCGCCTACATCAACGTCAACGGGCACGTGATGTACATGCGGCCCGGCACTGCACCGGCCCAGGTGGCCACCGTCAACTACTACAGCGACGAAGTGGCGATCCAACCTGGGCCGAATGGCACGGTTCACATCGTCGCGCGCGGGCTGGACTTCACGGGCGAACTCGATCGCGGCGTGCTCGGCTACTTCCGGTCGTCCGACGATGGCGCGACGTGGGCGCACGTGGACAATGCCGACGCTTCTCGCGTGACCTATGGCCTGAGCCTGCAGCTGGATCCCTCTGGCGCGCCGGCGGTGGCCTACTGGCGCTATGGCCAGGGCCTGTACTACACCTCGCGCGCGTCGGGCGCGTGGGTCGAGAGCCGCGTGGTGCGTCCAGGGTTCAGCGGAGTGGAGTGGGTGAAGCCGCCGTACCTGCGGTTCGATGCGGCCGGCGTCCCGCATATTGCGTACTACGACTGGACGTCGAACCGGATCCGCATCTCGTCGCCGTGGCCGGGTGGTGGGGCTGGTGGGGAGCCGCCGGTCGACCTGCGCGTGACGGGCAATGCCTCGCCGAATCCGACGGTGGCCGGGACGCAGGTCACCTACACGCTGGACGTCGCCAACGCCGCGGCGCGGGAAGCCTCGGGCGTCCGCGTCCGCGTGACGCTGCCGGCCGGGGCCACGGCCAGTAGCCTCAACCCGGCGCCGATCAGCAACGCCGCGGGTGTGTTGACGTTCGATGCGTGGCGCGTGCGCGGCGGTGGCGTGGGGCAGGACCGTCTCGCGTCCGGGGCCACCGGCACGATTACGATCAACGTGAGCGGGCTCACCACCGGGATCTCCGAGCTTCCCGTGGTGGTGTCCAGCACGGAAGAGGACGCCGGCCTCGCCGACAACAGCATCGTCGTCACGGCCCGCATCAACGCGGCGACCTGCGCGCTGCCGGTGTCGGGACGCACGGCGTGGTGGCCTGGCGACGGCACGTCGCTCAACTACGGGTCGGGTCCGGCGTATCACGGCACGGCGGTCGGCGGCGTCAGCTACGGTCCCGGCGCGGTGGGGCAGGCGTTCGTATTCGACGGTGCGACGGGCTACCTCCACGTGGATAACGGCTACCCGGAACACTACTGGCCCGGCACCGGCTCGACGAGCGTCGCGGTGTGGTTTGCGACCAGCGTCGTCAGCGGCACGGCGGCGCAGGTGATCGCCTCGCAGAACGATACAGCGAATGCGCCGTGCTGTGGGTCCCCTCAGGGCTACGCGGCCTGGTATCTGTACGTGCAGGGCGGCGTCGTCCGCGCCTCGATGCACGACAACGGCTACAACGGTGCAGACGGCACCCCGTGGGTCGTGATCGAGGGCACGACGCCGGTGGCCGACGGTGCCTTCCACCACGCGGCGCTCGTGATCGACCGGCCGGCCCTGCAGGCGCGGCTCTATGTGAATGGTGTCCTCGATGCTTCGGCGGCGCTCCATGACGGGTGGACGATGTCCAACGGCGACTTCGAGCGCGAGCCGCTGGTGATCGGCGCATCGCAGGCCGGGTGGAGCGTGGCGTACGCCAACTTCTTCGCGGGCGCGATCGACGATGTGGCGCTCTACAAGCGGGTGCTGACCGCCACGGAGATCGCCAATGCAGCCACTGGCCCATCGCTGCGCCAGTGCGGCGCGCCGAACCAGGCGCCGGCGATAGTGGGACCGGGCGACCAGATACATACTGAGGGCGAGATCGTCACGCTGGCGCTCGAGGCCAGCGATCCCGAGAGCGATCCGCTCTCGTGGAGTGCGACGGGTTTGCCGGGCGGGATCGGCATCGATCCGGGAACGGGCGCGATCAGTGGCACGTTGCCGTACGGATCCGCGGGGAGCTACCCGGTGACAGTCACCGTGCGCGATCCGGAGGCGCAGTCGAGCGCATCGTTCACATGGGCCGTGCAGCCCGGTGCGCCGCCGCCGTCGATCGATCATCCCGGCGACCAGCATAGCGAAGAGGGCGAGACGATCTCGTTGCCGCTGACCTGGTCGGTCGGCGAGGGCAAGATTGTCGCCTTCATGGCGACGGGGCTTCCGCCTGGGCTGGCGATCGCCCCGAACACCGGCGTCATCAGCGGCACGCTGACCATGGAATCGTCCGGCTCGTTCCAGGTGACGGTGACGGTCTCCGACGGTGTGCGCGATACCCCGATCACGTTCTGGTGGTTTGTCGACGACATGAACCGGGAACCGGTCGCCGTGGACGATGCGCTCGAGATCGACCGGAACACGCCGACGTTCACGATTCCGGCGTCGCAGTTGCTGGCCAACGACTCTGATCCGGACGGCGACGACCTGTTCATCATCGCGGTGGGCGGCTCGACCAACGGTCTCGCCGTGCTGCGCGAGGATGGCCACGTCGACTTTACAGTGGACCCGGTGTTCCATGGCACCGCGTCGTTCGTCTATGACGCGAGCGACCGGCGCGGCGGCTCGGCGCCGGCCAACGTCGTCATTACCGTGACGCTGGTGAACGAGGACCCGGTGGCCGCGGACGACGCGGCGGTGACGCAGGGCGGGCCGGTCACGATCGACGTACTGGTCAACGACCGTGATCCCGACGGCGACCCGGTGACGATCACCGGCATCACGCAGGCGCCAGCGAAGGGCACGGCCACCATTGCAGGGTCGTCGATCACCTACACGCCGACGTCGATGACCTACAACGGCGCCGACAGCTTCGCCTACGCGATCAGCGACGGGCTGGGCGGCACGGCGTCGGCGACAGTCGTGATCACCACGCCGGCCGGCGAGATGGCCGACCTGCAGGTGACGATCGTCGGGGTGGAGCGGGATCCGGAGTCGGGTATCCCGCTCGTCGTCGTCCTCGTGAAAAACGACGGGCCAGCGGCGGCTTCATCGTTGGGGTTCTCGGCACTCGCGTCAAGTACGGCGACGATCGGCATTGCGCGTGTCAGGGCGGGCCCCGCTGGCACCTGGTGCGACATGTCTGGCGGCGGTGGCCAGGCCTCTTGCACGGTGCCGGCCATGGCCCCCGGCGACGAGGCGATGTTCGAGCTGCCGGCCACGCCCCTCGCGGCCGAGTCCCCGCGCACGTTCCAACTGTCGGCGCACGCCTTCGCCGCCGTGATCGATCCCGACTATGGCAACAATGCCGTGACCGCTCCGGTCACGATCCCGCTGGTCGTGTCGGACTTGGCAGTGTCGCTCGAGGCCTCGCACGCGTCGTATCGCGTGGGTGAGTCCGTGACGTTCACGGCCGTCGTGACTAACCACGGCCCCGACGCGTCGGTGAGCAGCGCGCTTGCCCTGACCTTCGATGGTTCGGGAACGGCGTCGACGCCGATGTGTTCCGCGTCGGGCGCGGCCAGTGGGCAGCAGTCCTGGTTCTGCAGCGTGCCGAGCCTCGCGGAAGGCGACACGTGGACGGTCACCTTCGAGCAGGTGGCGTCGGTCGCCGGGACCCGCGTCAGCAGTGCGCAACTCGAGGTCGCGTCGATGGCGATCTGGATGACGGATCCCGTCCCCGGCAACAACTTCGTCGAGGTCGTGACCGAGGCCAACCTCAACCGCGCGCCGGTGGCGGTGGACGACCCCATCGAGACCGACGAGGACACGCCCCTCGAGATCGTGCCCGCGACGCTGCTGGCCAACGACACCGACGCGGACGGCGACACGCTGACGATCGTCGCCGTGAGCGACTCCGCGGTTAACGGCACCGTCACGTTCGAGGCCGGCGTCATCGTGTTCACGCCGGCGCAGGACTTCCACGGCGCGGCCTCGTTCCAGTACCGCATCGACGACGGTCACGACGCCACGGCGTGGGGCACCGTGCACATCACCGTGCATTCGGTGAACGACGAACCGGCGGTGCCCGACCAACTCGTCAACGCCGTGTCCGGCGTGCCGCTCACGGTCGCGATTGGCGCCACCGACGTGGACGGCGACAAGCTGGCTTATGCGGTCGACGAGGGCCCGGCGCACGGCACCGCCGAGATCGCGGACGACACGGTGGTGTACACCGCGGACGCCGGGTTCGACGGCATCGACACGATTGTGGTGAGGGCCGACGACGGCGCCGGCGGCGTGGCGACCGGGCGGATCCGGGTCCAGGTGACGAAGACGAACGATCCCCCCGTGTTCGAGAGCCTCACGGTCGAGGTGTCCGGCAGTGGTCCGGTATCGGTCACCCTCGCGGCCGTCGACCCGGATGGCGATACGTTGAGCTACCGCCTCACTGTCGGGCCCGAGTTCGGCGCGGCAACACTGGCCGGCGATCAGCTGACCTACACGCCGGAGGCCGACTTCGAGGGTTCAGAGAAGATCGAACTGGAGGCCGACGACGGCCGCGGCGGGACGACGCGGGCGCAGGTGACGTTCGTCGTGACCCTGGTGAACCAGCCGCCGTTCGTGGCCTCGCCGGTTGCCGACGTGTCGCTGCTCGAGGACGCGCTACCGTTCGTCGTCACTCTCGACGGCGTGTTCAAGGATGCAGAAGATGTCGACGGGCTGACGTACACGGCGTCGTCGGACAACCCAGATGTCGTGACGGTATCCGTCGACAGCGTGGCCGGCACCGGCACCCTGACGCTCACGCTGGTGCCCGACGCTTTCGGTGTCGCTACTGTCACCGTCGTCGTGAGCGACGGCGAGTTCACGGTGCAGGATCAGTTCCTCGTCACGGTCGCGCCCGTGAACGACCCGCCGCGACTGGATCAACCCGCGAACGTTCGGGTGGTTGGCGGCACGCAGGTCGTGGTGCCGCTGGCCGGCCTCGCGGCCGGACCGGCGAACGAGCTGGGTCAGGTCGTCACGGTGACGGCCGTGAGCTCGGGTCCATCGGTGACAGGACCGGTCACCGCCACGTTCGGGGAGGTGAGGTTCACGCCGCCCGTCCGGAACAACGTTGGGGTGGCTACCGTGATGGTGGAGGTGGCCGACAACGGCGGCACCGAGAACGGCGGACAGGACCGCACCACGCGGACGTTCACCGTGACCATTCTGCCGCCGCCGCCGACGCTCACCGCACCCGAGGCCCAGGTCGACGTCGTGCACGGCACGGTGTCGCTGCCGGTAACCTTCACGGCTTATCCCGAGGCCGAGCTGTTCTTCACGGCCGTGGGCCTGCCGCCCGGCTTGTCGATTGCCGCCGACACCGGAGTGATCTCCGGCACGCTCGGGAGCGCCACCGGCACCTATCCGGTGACCGTGATTCTCTACGACGGCCTGGCGACATCGAGTGCGACGTTCACCTGGCAGGTGGCGTTGGCGATCGTCGAGATCGCGGTGAATGAACAGATTTGGGTGACCGACTCTGTGGACGTGAGGCCATCCGCAATGATCACCGTCGACGAGGTCGTTACCGTCACCGACACGGTGGACGTGATGGGACCCGTGGTGATTGAGATCGACGAAGTCATCACCGTCACCGAGACGGTTGACCTGCAGGCGATGAACACGCCGACCGGCAACCCTCTGGTCCTCTCCCAGGGCGGCGTGACGCTCAGGTTCAGGGAGGTGACGGTCGCGGGCCAGACGACGGTGGAGCCGGAACCCGCCGCGCCGGCACTGCCGGCCGGCTTCGTGATGGCGGAGCCGCCCCTGATCTACGACATCGCGACCACAGCGCAGTTCACGGGCGGCGTCGAAGTGTGCGTCGCCTACGACCCGTTGGCCTTCAAGACGAGCGACCAGCGCCTGTTCCACCACACCGGATCGGCGTGGACCGACATCACCACGTCGAACCGGCGCGACACGTCCACCGTCTGCGGTACGACCACACACTTCTCGCCGTTTGCGGTGGTCGAACCCGTGCCGCTCGATGGCCGGATCATCGGCAACGGACGGATCGAGACGGCTGATGCGGATCACGAGTTTCACCTGCACGCCTCTGAAGGACTGCGGGGGGCGCGACCGAACGACCGTCTGCGCTACGAGGTGACGACCACCGAGAGCGTGACGTCGCCCGGCAAGAGCGCCGGCAAGGGCAAGGCGGCCCCGCCGGTGGTGAAGAAGGTGACGCGGACCGATCGGTTCGAGGCCACCGCGATTCAATCGGTCCGCTTTTACGACGACCCAGCCTTCGGCCCCGGCAAGCCGAAGGGCGGGCCGAAGGCGGGCGTGACGGTGGACTCGGTCGTGATCACGGGCGCCGGCGCGTGGAACGGCGCGTCGGGCTACACGTTCGAGGCGCGCGCGGAGGACCGGGGCGAACCCGGCAAGAGCCGTGACACGTTCGCGATCACGATCCGCAGCCCGCAGGGCGCGGTCGTGGCGACGGTTGACGGCGTGATCACGGCGGGCAACATCCAATCCAAGAAGGTCGGCAAACGATGA